TTTAGTTGTGTAAAATACAATCTTAGCTAAAAACACGCATCAGTAAGGgggaaaacaacagcagagggaCGGAGGCAATGAGTCCACTGGCAGTGCCTGTGAAGACAATGCGACCCTCCACCTCCGGATAGATGTAGTGCCGTTCCTGCAGATACTGTCTCACTGCCTCATTGTCCTTCCACTGCAGCCGCTGATGCTGTGGATTGTTGGCCTCCTTGAAGACATAACCATCGCCTCCCTCGAACATAAATTCCGTAACAATCACATTGTAGAATGCCGCTTCATCGAGGTCGCTGTAGGTGGGAATGCGACAGGCGGCACATCGAGCCTGCACCGAGACGACTCGCTGGCCCACGGGTTTGCTGGGATTGTAGACCACATGGAGGCCGGATACCTGCAGGAAGGGCCCGTTCGTGTCCGTGCCACGAGCAGCCGCCCCATGTTCGAGGGCATTGCGCAGCGTCTTGCCAGATATTCGGGTCATGTAGAGGCCCTTTCTCCAGGGCAGAACGGCCAGGATATCGCTGTCGGTAATTGAGCCATCGGACTTCTTCTCAATGGAGCTGCGTATGCCTGCAAGCAAAAGGAACAAATGAATCACATGGCGTCTGGGAAAGACACGTGTAAGACTTACCGCCTCCATTGAGCAGAGCGATTGCCGCATCCGTCCAATAGGCACCGCCCTGCTCCTCGCGAACTCGACTGAAGACCATCGCATCGGTGAGCAGGTTGCCCAGATTGCACTCCCTGTCGCGGCACACCTGCTTGCTGCCCTCGAGATGAACCTTTGTGTGCCCCGCCACCGATTTTTCCAGATGGATCACGCTGGGTCGGTACACCTCCAGCAGATCGAGGAGATCTTGTTCCTGTGCCACCGAAGCATTCAGCAGTATGGGCGCCCCATCGAACTCAATCAGATTTCCCTCCGCATCGAACTGGAAATAAATAGCGGTTCATTTATTGGTTATCAAAAGCGTTAGGGGACTTACCTGCACATGAAGCTTGCCCAGATACTTGGTATAGGCATAGGCCTGCACCACAGGCACCTCCTTGCCGCTCTTCTGCTTAATCAGCGTGGGATAGGGACCCTCGATGGGCTCTATATCGGGCTGTGTGCCATTGTAGAGgaaagtgtttgtgtggccACCAATTACGAGATCCACTTCCGGGCAGTTCTTGGCTATTTCCTGATCCGTTAGATAACCAGAATGACCCAAGGCAATGATTATATTGATGCCCTGAGCCTTGAGCTTC
The sequence above is a segment of the Drosophila subobscura isolate 14011-0131.10 chromosome U, UCBerk_Dsub_1.0, whole genome shotgun sequence genome. Coding sequences within it:
- the LOC117902404 gene encoding protein 5NUC-like; this encodes MRTHWILCTLVTLLVHLAKGNPIERKAKVATEFIILHNNDMHARFEQSNVNSGPCTQEDATTDRCYGGFARVAHEVRKFRKEAASGGTPVFYLNAGDTYTGTAWFTIFKDKIASEFLNKLQPDAISLGNHEFDEKVEGLIPFLNEVNFPVVACNLDLSKVPDLAAARQLVPSTILETQGTRIGVIGYLTPETKQLTGHIDVEFNEEVVSINAEAKKLKAQGINIIIALGHSGYLTDQEIAKNCPEVDLVIGGHTNTFLYNGTQPDIEPIEGPYPTLIKQKSGKEVPVVQAYAYTKYLGKLHVQFDAEGNLIEFDGAPILLNASVAQEQDLLDLLEVYRPSVIHLEKSVAGHTKVHLEGSKQVCRDRECNLGNLLTDAMVFSRVREEQGGAYWTDAAIALLNGGGIRSSIEKKSDGSITDSDILAVLPWRKGLYMTRISGKTLRNALEHGAAARGTDTNGPFLQVSGLHVVYNPSKPVGQRVVSVQARCAACRIPTYSDLDEAAFYNVIVTEFMFEGGDGYVFKEANNPQHQRLQWKDNEAVRQYLQERHYIYPEVEGRIVFTGTASGLIASVPLLLFSPLLMRVFS